The proteins below come from a single Holdemania massiliensis genomic window:
- a CDS encoding amino acid ABC transporter ATP-binding protein has product MINSGKKLIEVKGLKKNFGALEVLKGIDETIHKGEVVSIIGPSGSGKSTFLRCLNLLEKPSSGQVIFEGVDIADKKINIDHHRQKIGMVFQHFNVFPHLTVLENITITPTLEKKVPQKEAEDKAMKLLKQVGLEEKAHEYPRKLSGGQKQRLAIVRAMAMEPDVMLFDEPTSALDPEMVKDVLEVIQQLAEGGMTCVIVTHEMGFARSVSDRVLFMDEGRIAEQGSPQQIFDHPNHPRTIEFLSKVL; this is encoded by the coding sequence GTGATTAATTCTGGAAAAAAATTAATTGAAGTCAAAGGGCTGAAAAAGAACTTCGGCGCGTTGGAAGTCTTAAAAGGAATTGATGAAACGATTCATAAGGGCGAGGTCGTGTCGATCATCGGCCCGTCCGGCAGCGGAAAATCGACGTTTCTGCGGTGTTTAAATCTTTTGGAAAAACCGAGCAGCGGCCAAGTGATATTTGAAGGCGTGGATATCGCGGACAAAAAGATCAATATCGATCATCATCGTCAGAAGATCGGCATGGTGTTCCAGCACTTCAATGTCTTCCCGCATCTGACGGTTTTGGAAAACATTACGATTACCCCGACGCTGGAAAAGAAAGTGCCGCAGAAGGAAGCTGAAGACAAGGCGATGAAGCTGCTGAAGCAGGTCGGTTTGGAAGAGAAGGCGCACGAGTATCCGCGCAAGCTTTCCGGCGGCCAGAAGCAGCGCTTAGCGATTGTCAGAGCGATGGCCATGGAGCCGGATGTCATGTTGTTTGACGAGCCGACCTCGGCGCTGGATCCGGAAATGGTCAAGGATGTTCTGGAAGTCATTCAGCAGCTGGCGGAGGGCGGCATGACGTGCGTCATCGTCACGCATGAAATGGGCTTTGCCCGCTCGGTCAGCGACCGCGTGCTGTTTATGGATGAGGGCCGGATTGCCGAACAGGGCAGTCCGCAGCAGATCTTTGATCATCCAAATCATCCGCGGACGATTGAATTCTTAAGCAAAGTGCTGTAA
- a CDS encoding M14 family metallopeptidase, with protein MKTTFQYDHYYAYQELTEALKTLVSRHSDILTMESLCKSEKDRDVWAMTLTNRQTGDPLAKPAFYIDANTHAGEVTGSMAALHTLDVLCTNYGEDEALTKLVDTMTFYVIPRISVDGSEVYLTTPYDLRSADRPYLTPVQQPGLVPEDMDQDGVIRMMRIKDKHGAWKICQHNPALMEKRKPDDREGEFYTVVSEGMVQGEVKGEIQPAPVLWGLDFNRNYPFGWFHESRQAGAGAYPLSNPENKAVVDFVLAHHNIGAVATHHTSGGVILYPPGTRPEKSADPDDMRRLREIAAMATEEMGYPAINIFDHFMTDQENYSSGAFDDWCFQDQGIPAYTLELWNLLERAGCKIDWDRRDAKSEAECLDTLTKVLAWCAENAPDSFEAWTPYQHPQLGLVEIGGLNLKFTEENCPNAFLLQEVEKTTKFCLRYARSLPQLAIDKAEVKWLGEDLAEVTVTVGNEGYLPTYLSQEAKLLKTAKPVKVSLQGQIQSFIAGQAILEIGDLEGYSGANANYRSCEVTTGEHAPLTQTVRWLIQAQKGAEVTITAFQPKAGRAMLKLVL; from the coding sequence ATGAAAACAACCTTTCAGTATGATCACTACTATGCTTATCAGGAATTGACCGAAGCGTTAAAAACGCTGGTCAGCCGCCATTCGGATATCTTGACGATGGAATCACTTTGCAAAAGTGAAAAGGATCGGGATGTCTGGGCGATGACGCTGACGAACCGACAGACCGGCGATCCGCTGGCTAAGCCGGCGTTCTATATCGATGCCAACACGCATGCCGGTGAGGTGACCGGCTCGATGGCAGCGCTGCACACCTTGGATGTTCTGTGTACGAATTACGGCGAGGATGAAGCGCTGACGAAGCTTGTCGATACGATGACCTTCTACGTCATTCCGCGGATCAGTGTGGACGGCAGCGAGGTGTATCTGACGACCCCTTACGATCTGCGCTCGGCAGACCGGCCGTATCTGACACCGGTTCAGCAGCCGGGCTTAGTGCCTGAGGATATGGATCAGGACGGCGTTATCCGGATGATGCGGATCAAAGACAAGCATGGCGCGTGGAAGATCTGTCAGCACAATCCGGCCCTGATGGAAAAGCGCAAGCCGGATGATCGTGAAGGCGAGTTCTACACTGTGGTCAGCGAAGGCATGGTTCAGGGAGAAGTCAAGGGGGAGATTCAGCCGGCCCCGGTCTTATGGGGACTGGACTTCAACCGCAATTATCCGTTCGGCTGGTTTCATGAATCCCGGCAGGCCGGCGCCGGAGCGTATCCGTTAAGCAATCCGGAAAACAAGGCGGTTGTGGATTTTGTCCTGGCCCATCACAACATCGGTGCAGTGGCAACGCATCATACCAGCGGCGGCGTGATCCTGTATCCGCCGGGAACCCGTCCGGAAAAGAGTGCCGATCCTGACGATATGCGCCGGCTGCGTGAGATTGCGGCCATGGCGACAGAGGAAATGGGCTATCCGGCGATCAATATTTTCGATCACTTTATGACGGATCAGGAAAATTATTCATCCGGAGCTTTTGATGACTGGTGCTTCCAGGATCAGGGAATCCCAGCTTATACGCTGGAGCTGTGGAATCTGTTGGAGCGGGCAGGCTGCAAGATCGACTGGGATCGCCGTGATGCCAAGAGTGAAGCGGAATGTCTGGATACCTTAACGAAGGTGCTCGCCTGGTGTGCGGAAAACGCTCCGGACAGCTTTGAAGCCTGGACGCCGTATCAGCATCCGCAGCTGGGGCTGGTGGAAATCGGCGGACTGAACCTAAAGTTTACAGAAGAAAATTGTCCGAATGCATTTTTGCTTCAGGAAGTTGAGAAAACAACGAAGTTCTGTCTGCGCTACGCCCGTTCGCTGCCGCAGTTAGCGATTGACAAGGCCGAGGTGAAATGGCTGGGCGAGGATTTAGCTGAAGTCACGGTAACCGTCGGCAACGAAGGGTATCTGCCGACCTATTTGAGCCAGGAAGCAAAGCTGTTGAAAACTGCGAAGCCGGTCAAGGTTTCGCTGCAGGGACAGATCCAGAGCTTCATCGCCGGTCAGGCAATCCTGGAAATCGGTGATCTGGAAGGCTATTCCGGAGCGAATGCGAATTACCGCTCGTGTGAAGTGACAACCGGCGAACATGCGCCTTTGACGCAAACGGTGCGCTGGCTGATTCAGGCACAGAAAGGGGCGGAGGTCACGATCACTGCCTTCCAGCCGAAAGCCGGCCGGGCGATGCTGAAACTTGTGCTGTAA